TTTCGCCGTTCCAGCACCCGCCGAAGGTGCCCGGACAGGCGCTTACCGCGGTGCCGCTGGTGGCGTTGCTCGCGGTGTCCGCGGTGGTACTCGGGGCCGCGCTAGCCGGGTGGCGGCGGCGCGACGTCGGCTGACGTCAGCCGTCGGAGCCCGGGGAGGCGAAAACGCTCGTCGGGCTCAGCGAAGTCGGCGGAGGCGACGATGGGCTCGACGGAGTCGGCGTGACCGAGATCGTCGCCGTCGTGGTGCGCGGTGCCGGGGGCGGCGCGCGATGAGTGACGGTGACCGGCGGCAGAGGGAGGCCGGTCACCGTCACCGTCACTTGCTCCGCGGAAGGCGCGGGCGACGACGGCACGGAGGTCTGGCTGGTTGGCTGCGGAGTGCGACCGGCGACCAGGAGCGCGGCGACCAGCAGACCGCCAGCGACTCCGGCGAGCCCAGTCACGACGACGTAACCCCAGGTGGGAGCGGTGTCCGACATTCCGGCACCTCCTCGCCGCGCGTCAGTCGGCTACGAGGATCTCGTCGCGTTGATCATAGGCTCCGTTACACAGAGTGCAAGTTGAGTGGCACAGACTCAACTTAGGTAATACTGGTGATATGAAGGGGGTTCTCGGCGCGCCGGACTTCCGGCGGCTCTGGCTCGCCGACGCGCTCAGCCAGGTCGGCGACCGCATCGATTTCCTGGTGATTCCGCTGCTCGCGACCACCACGCTCGCCGCTTCCGTGATCGAGGTTTCGCTGCTGCGGACGCTGAGCACGCTGCCCTACCTGCTGATCGGGTTGCCGGCAGGCGCGTGGTGCGACCGGATGCGGAGCAGACCGGTGCTGGTCGCCGCCGACGTCGGCCGGGCGCTGCTGATCGGCTCGCTTCCGATCGCCGCCCTGTCCGGGTCGCTGACGCTGGGTCACCTGTACGCGGTCGTACTGCTGACCGGCGCGTTCAGCGTGTTTTTCAACGTCGCGCACCAGACCTGCCTGCCGCAGCTGGTCGAGCGCGACCAGCTGCCGGAAGCGAACGCGCGGCTGCAGACGAACCTGTCGGTCGCCGCGATCTCCGGCCCCGGACTCGGCGGCCTGATCGTGCAGTTCGCCGGGAGCGCCGGTGCGATCGCGGTCGACGCGCTGACCTACGTCTGGTCCGCGCTGTGGCTGCGTCGCATCCGCACCCCGGACGCGTTGCCCGAGCCGGCCGAACGCAACCTGCGCCGCGAGATCGGCGAAGGGCTGCGAATCCTGCTGCACAGCCCGATCCTGCGAGCGATCGCCGTCCACAGTGCGGTGTCGAGCCTGTTTCAGTCCATGTTCATGGCGGTGTCCATGGTGTTCGTCGTCCGCGACATGCACCTCGCGCCGTACGCGATCGGCCTGCTCGGCACCCTCTTCCTGACCGGCGCACTGCTGGCGAGCGCAGTCGCGCGCCCACTCGGCACCCGCTTCGGTGCCGCGCAGGCGCTTTATCTCGGTGCGGCCGTGTACAGCGTTTCGTTTCTGCTGGCTGCGTTTGCGACGCCGGGATGGGGCCTCGTCTGGTGGGTTCTCGGCAATGCCGGGTCCAGCTTCGGAATCATCGTGCTGAACGTGTACACGACGAGTTTCCGGCAGGCGATCACGCCGCGGCACCTGCTGGGACGCGTCTCTTCGGTCTCACAAACGCTTGTCTTCGGCGTCGCGCCGATCGGCAGCCTGGTCGGCGGGTTGATCGCCGAACTCACCACAACTCGGGTCACGCTGTACGTGTGCGGCATCGGAATCCTCGCCGCATCAGCGATTCTGCTCGCTTCGCCGCTTCGCGGGATGCGTGATCTGCCGAGCTAGACCTTGCGCAAACCGTCCAACAGCACGCGCACGAGGTGCCGACTGTCCGGCGTAAACCTCTCCACGGCGAGCGCGCCGACGATGAGCGCCCGCAGGTCCTCACCGTCGATGTCCTCACGTACCGCACCTGCAGCTTGCGCGCGCTCCAAAAGCGCCGTGAGGTTCACGCGGAACCTCTCAGCAGCCTCCGCCTTGTACGCCGAACCGCTGGCCTCGCCGAGCGCTTCGCAGATCGCGCGGTTGCGAGACGCCTGCTCGATGACGCGGGTGAAGAAGCCGAAGAACGCTTCCCCCGGGGCACCCGAGTCGATCAGTTCCTGCGCCTCGACGCCGAACTGTTCCAGCCGTTCCACGACGACCGCCTGGAACAACGCTTCCTTGCTGGGGAAATGGCGATAGACCGTGCCCGCACCGACGCCGGCCAGCCGCGCGATGTCGTCCAACGGCACGGCGAGCCCGTCCGCCGCGAACGCCGTCTCGGCAGCAGCCAGCACACGAGCGCGATTCCGGCGCGCGTCCGCGCGGAGCACCGGCTTGTCCACCGGCCGCCTCCTCTGATCCCAGTTCGGATGTGTCGACCGATTCTTCCCTGGAACGATCTGCGCCGCTTCGGACCGTGTCCCAGATCTCCAGTCCGTCATTGACAACCGGAGTAAGCACTCCGTATTGTCAAAACGGGTGCACCGTTCCGATTATCCGCCAGTCTTCCCGAAAGGGTTCCGATGACCCGCACTGTGTCCGAAGTGGCCAAGATCTTCGCCGAGGCGTTGAGTGCGCTCGACGCCTCGGCACTGGCCGGCGTCCTCGCCGAAGACGCCGTCTACTCCGTGCCGTTCACCGGCCACCGTTCAGTCGGCCGAGACGCCGTCCTGGCCACCCTCGACGCCGGCGGCAAGACGGCCGCCTCGATCGGTCTGACCAAGGTGGACGTGACGACCACCGAAACCGCCGACGGATTCACCCTCGAACTCGTCGCGGAAGGGCGGAATCCGCACACCGGCCACAGCTATCGCCTCCCTTCGTCCGCTGGGCTGCTGACCGTCCGGGACGGCGAGGTGACCGAATACCGCGACTACCCGAACACCGGTGCGGCGAGCGCGCTGATGGGAACCGCGGAGGTGTTCCAGCGGTTTCTCGACGCGTCGGTCGGCAACCGCTGGGACGACCTCGCGGACTGCTACGCCGAGGACGTGGTGATCGAGATCCCGTTCGCGCCGGCCGGGGTGCCGAAGGTGTCGGAAGGGCGGGAGCTCCTGCGCAAACGCTTTCACCAGGCCGGGGAGCGGCGGACGATCACCAAGGCGGACCGGGTCTCGGTGCACCGGACGAGCGATCCGGAAGTGCTGGTCGCAGAGTTCGACCTGCACGGCGTGCTCGACGGCAAGCAGTACGTGTCGTCCTACTGCCTGGTGATGACGGTGCGCGACGGCCAGATCGTGCGCTCCCGCGACTACTCCGGATCGCCGGTCTTCGACCCCAGCCCCGCCTGAAGTCCGTGAAGGGCCCCTTGCCGGAATCTGAGTCCCGCAAGGGGCCCTTCCCGGACCGGACCTGGGCAAAGGCAAAGCCGCGCGAGCCTCAGCGCGTCGCGGTTTGCGAAACCCCCGGCGTGAACAGGTGCTCCGCGGTCGCCATCGTCCAGTCCCACACGCCGGGCACCAGCAGCACGCCGACGAGGAAGAACAACGGGAACACCACCCGCGTCTCCACCTTCTTGCCGGTGTGCAGCCGCAACGGCTTGGGCGGGCGGATCTCGTACCAGGTCTCCCCCATGATCGGCAGCGGGAAGAGGTACGGACAGCCGGATTCGGTCAGCGAATCGCCGAGGCAATGCGTGAAACACCCGGCGGCGACGGCGACGCCGAGCCAGCCCGAGATGTCCGCCAGCTGCGCCGCCGGATCGGCCGGCGCGGTGAGCAGCCACCAGACCACGGCACCGCCGTAAACCAGCAGCAGCCAGTCGCCCAATGCGGAAATCGCGAGCAGCAAGCCGAACAGCAGGACGCCGAGCACGGCCCACTGGCCGCCGGCCGAGCAGCCGGCCGACGTGGCCGCGCCGAGGCCGACCGCGAACAGCAGCGTGTGCGAAAGGTGGCGGTGGGTGCCCTTCGACTTCTCGTCGCGCGGGCCCTTCGTCAGCGCGTACACCGCCGCGGACAGCCGCCGCAACAGCCAGGACAGTCCGCCGGTCAGCCAGCCGAACAGGCGGGTGGCGCTCGCGTGCGGATGGTCCAGGTCCGGCAGCAGTGCGAACCCGGCCGTGGTGGCGGCGAAAACCACCGCCTGGTGCACCGTGCCGACGCCGACCACTGGTGCCAAGGCGAGCCCCGCGCACCAGCCGGTCAGGGCGTGCGTGCGCCCCATCATGATGGTTGTCCCCCAGGTCGCGGGCCCATTTTCGCGGTCCGCGCGACCGTATCGGGAGATCAGGCCGGCGGTTCCTCCGACACGCTCAGGTGCTCGGCCACACCGGTGAGCTCGATCACCCGGCTGACCGCCGGACTGGGCACCACCTCGAGTTCGACCTTCCGCTCGCCCGCCTGCCGCTGGGCATGCAGGACGACGTTCAAGGCGGAGGAATCGAAGAAGGTCACGCCGGTCAGGTCGGCGACCACGCGCCGGGAGTTCTTGTCCGCGATCAGGTCGGCAAGAGCTTCCTGCAGCTGCGGGCTGGTGAGCAGATCGAGCTCACCCGTGACCACCACCCTCGGCTGGGCGGCCGCGGTGTCCAGCGTGATGCCGAATCCCGGCGGAGTGGCGTTCTGGTCGGCTGCGGGCATGCAGTTTCTCCTCGTCAGGCGCTGCACCTGCGCCGGTACGCGCCTGTGGTCTCAAGCGGCAACCGTGTCCCGGTCCCAAGCATCTGGAGACCCAACCCTAACCCAGCGGCTCGCGCTCGCCGCGTCGGCACTTGGCTACTCCTTGGCGCGGGCCTGGCACGCGGACGCCCGCTGCCCGCGCACCGCAGGTCGGCGCGCGGGCAGCGGGCGGGTCGGTTCAGGCGGACACGGTCTTGCGCTTCGCGCGCCGTTCGCGCATGAACAGCTCGCGGCGCTCGATCTCGCCGAGCCCTCCCCAGATCCCGTAGGGCTCTTGGACGGTCATCGCGTGCTCACGGCATTGCTTCAGCACCGGACAGGCGTGGCAGATCGCCTTCGCGCGCGACTCCCGGCGTTCGCGCGCGGAGCCACGCTCGTTGTCGGTATGGAAGAACAGGCTGCTGTCCGCGCCGCGGCACGAGCCGCGAAGCTGCCACTCCCACTCCTCTGCCACCACGTTGGGCAGCCGGCTCACATCAGCCATGTCGTCCCACCTCTCCCGGGATCAGCACTCGATCGCTACATGCCCGCCCCGCGCGACGGTCAAACCCGGGTTTGGTTTGCCCACCCCCCGGGCAGGTACCAGGACGGGCACGAAAGACTGGCGGCGCACGCCGGAGAGAGGAACAGCACGTGGAGGAGAACGCCCCGCTCGAGCGCGAGGACGCACAGCTCATCGAGGTGCGGACAGCGGCGATCCCGCACGTGGTGCCCACCCTGCGGACCATCGTGGCGGACATCGCGATGCGCCAGGACTTCGACCTGGACGCGGTCGAGGACCTGCGGATGGCGGTCGACGAAGCCTGCTCGATGCTGCTGCCCTCGGCCGCCGACGGCAAGCTGACCTGCGTGTTCTCCTGGATCGAGGGCCGGATCGAGGTGACCGTGTCGGTGGTCTCCGACCGCCCCGACCACGGCGACGAGACCGGGCTGTCCTGGCAGCTGCTCACCGCGCTCGCGACGTCGGCGCGGCGCACCGTGACCCCGGCCGACGGCCGGTACCTCTCCCGGGTGCAACTGGTCCGGGAGAGCGAGACGGCCAGCTCGTGACGAACCCCGCCGGCGGCGAAGAACCCACCGACGTGGCAGCTTTGTTCCAGGAGCTGACCGGGCTGCCCGAGCGTTCGGCGCGTCGCGAGGAGATCCGCGACCGGCTGGTCCGCGAGCACCTCGAACTGGCCCGCAACCTGGCCCGGAAGTTCCGCAACCGGGACGAGGCGATGGACGACCTGGTGCAGATCGCCACGGTCGGCCTGATCCACGCGGTGGACCGCTACGACCCGGCCCAGGGCACCGACTTCCTCGCCTTCGCGGTGCCGACGATCTCCGGCGAGCTGCGCCACCACTTTCGCGACAACAGCTGGTCGGTGCGGGTGCCGAGGCGGCTGAAGGAGCTCAACGCGACGATTTCGGCGGCGCGCGAGGAGCTGACCGTGCGGCTGTCGCGGGCCCCGAAGCCGAGTGAGATCGCCCGGCATCTCGACGTGCCGATCGAGGACGTTTACGAGGGCTTGCGCGCCGGCCAGGGCCGATACGGGGCGTCGCTGGACAATCTGCTGGAGAACTCCGCGCACACCCGGTTCGGCGCGCCGGACGCGAACCTCGGCCAGGCCGAGCTGCGCGAGGCGCTGCGGCCGATGCTGGACAGCCTGCCCGAGCGGGAACGCAAGATCGTCGCACTGCGGTTCGGGTCCGGGATGAGCCAGTCGGACATCGCGCGCCGCGTCGGGGTTTCGCAGATGCAGGTGTCCCGGCTGCTCGCCGCGACGCTGAAGAAACTCCGCACCGGACTGGCCGAGACGGACATCACCGAAGGCACCTGATTTGTCTTGGGCCCAGTTGGGTAAACACCACGTGCGAGCGAAGAGGCCGGGAGGTGCGGACGCCATGACGACGTCGAGGATGCCGACCAGGAGCACCGCGGCGGCTGCCGCGACTGTGCGCCTGGCGCTCCCGGCTGACGTCACCGCACCCGCCATCGCGCGAGCGCAGGTCCGCGCCGCGCTCGCCGAACTCGACGTCCCCGACCAGCTGCGCGACGACGTGCTGCTGGCGACGTCCGAACTGGTCACCAACGCGTTCGAGCACGGCGGCCGGCCAGGCAGGCTGGAGCTGCGGACGGACGGCTGCGAGCTGGTGATCCGGGTGTTCGACACGTCCTCGTCGATCCCGGAGCTGAAGGAGCCGATCGCGGCGGCGGCGCGCAGCCGCGGGCTGCAGCTGGTCCGCGCGCTGGCGCGACGCTGGGGCTACGACCCGGCCGAGGGCGGGAAGTGCGTCTGGGCGGCGTTCGCCCTGTCCTGACGGCGGAGCACGACCAGGCCGAGGTAGTCCGAAGGCCGGGATTGGTCCTGAAGGCGGGCATGATCGAGCTATGACCGCTGGTGAATTGACTCCCGAACAGCTGCTGACCACCACCCGCACCGTGCGCAAGCGACTGGACTTCGAGCGGCCGGTGCCGCTGGATCTGGTCGAGAAGGCGCTGACGATCGCATTGCAGGCGCCGAGCGCGTCGAACCGGCAGAACTGGCATTGGCTCGTCGTCACCGACGCTCAGCAGCGGGCCGGGCTGGCCGAGCTGTACCAGCGGGCCGCGCGGCAGTACTTCGGCGGGTCGAGGTCCGCCGGGGCGTTGTTCGCCGAAGATCCGGAGCGGGCCGCGGTGCAGCAGCGGGTCGCGTCCAGTGCCGAGTACCTCGCCGACCGGATGGCCGACGTGCCGGTGCTGGTCGTCCCGTGCATCGAGACCGCGAGCGCCGAACTGCCCGCCGGAAACCAGGCCGCTCTCTGGGCGTCCCTGCTGCCCGCGGTCTGGAGCTACCAGCTGGCGGCGCGTTCGCTCGGTCTCGGCACGGCCTGGACCACCCTGCATCTGGCGTACGAAAAAGAAGCCGCCGAGCTGCTCGGGCTTCCCGAGACGGTCCATCAGGGCGCGCTCGTCCCGACCGCGTTCTACACCGGCGACACCTTCAAACCGGCCGCGCGGCAACCGTTGTCCGAGGTGCTGCACTTCGACCGCTGGTGAGCCTTGTCCGGTTCTGTCGTATTCGCCCCGCCACGCAGTGGCTACGCTCGCCGGATGCTGGACGTGATCGGCGTGACCGGAGACGAGGAGCGGGTCTACCGGCTCCTCGTCGGGATGTTCGACGCCGGGCCGGCGCAGCTGGCCCAGCAGCTGGGGCTCGCTCCGGCGCAGGTGTCGGCCGCGCTGCGTTCGCTGCACGCCAAAGGCCTGGTCAGCCTGGTCGCCGGGGAGGAGCCGCGGTACGCGCCGTCGCCGCCGGACGTCGCCTTCGGTCCGTTGCTGATGCGCGGGCAGGAGTCGCTCGAATGGGCGCGAGCCGCCGTGAACCGGCTGGCCGAGGACTACCGCGGCGGCGCCCGGCGGCGCGACGCGACGCAGCTGGTCGAGGTCATCACCGGCAGCGCGGCGATCCGGCAGCAGATGGCGAACCTGCAGATCGGGGCGCGCCGCGAGCTGCTGGCGTTCTGCAAGGCCGGGCATATCGCACTGCCCGCCTCGGAAAACCACGACGAGTTCGACGCGCTCGCCCGCGGCGTGCGGTTCCGGGTGGTCTACGAGCGCGCGCTGCTGGAAGAGCCCGGGATGATCGAGAACGTCGCGCTCGGCATCCGGCACGGCGAGGCGGCGCGGTCGTCCGCCGTGGTGCCGGTGCGGATGGCGATCGCGGACGGGTCGATCGCGTTGTGCCCGCTGGTGCAGAACCTGGACGGCTCTGGCGAGCCGACCGCGGCGCTGATCCGGGAAAGCAGCCTGCTCTCCGCGTTGATCGCGTTGTTCGAAAGCTATTGGGAACGCGCCTGGCCGTTGCGCGCGGACGGCACTCCGCAGGACGCCGCCGAGCCGACCGCGGGCGGCACCCATCCGGACCGGGACGAGCGCCACCTGCTGTCGTTGCTGGTCGCCGGGGTCACCGACAAAGCGATCGCGACCCGGCTCGCGGTGAGCCAGCGGACCGTCCAGCGACGGATCAGCGACCTGATGTCCCGGATGAACGTGCACACCCGGATGCAGCTCGCCTGGGAGGTCAGCAGGCGCGGCTGGCTCGACGAGCCGGCGGCGGCCGGGTAGTCCGCCCGGCCGCCGCGGCTTTCAGGACAGCCCGTAGGCCCGGATGACGGTCTGCTGCACCGAGTTCCCGCCTTCGGAGGCGTGCACCCGCAGCGCGACGAACCCGTTGGTCTTCTCGAGCTTCGGCACGTCGACCTTGGCCCGGAACTTCCCGTTGCCGAGGCGGTCGGTCCGGCTGACCTTCGTCCAGGTGCGACCGTCGTCGAAGGACACCTCGACGGTCAGCGCCGGGTCCGGCGGCGCGGCCATCCCGTCCTGGTTGCGGACGGCGAACTCGATGTGGCCGGCCCGGCCTGCCCTGGCCCGCTGCGTCAGATCGGTTTGCACGCCGTAATCCACCTGCAGCAACGGAAGCAGCTCGGTCTTGGTGCCGGCCGGCCGTTGCGACGCGAAGGTCCAGGACGTCTCGGTGCGCGTGCTGAACTGCCACTCCGGAGCGGTCTTGGCGACGGACACGTCGAGCCGGTAGGTCGCCGGGTCGCCGCCCGCCGGGAAGGTGCCCCACGCCGCGCGGCTGTCCTGAACGAGCTGCCCGTCGCGGTACAGCTTCGCGCTCATCTGGTCCGCCGGCTCCTCCATTTCGGGGCCGGCGAACGCGTAGTGCCCCGTTTCCGCGTCGACGAACTCCGGAATGCGCAAGGCGAAAGTGTCCCCGGTGCGCGAGGACACCAGGCCCGCGCCGCGCGGGATCGCCGGCCGCACCACCGGGGAGTACCAGTTCTCCGTCGCGCGCTCGCCGGGACGGAACGTGCGCGGCACGTCGATCTGCCCGTCGTTCAACGGATTGAAGGTGTCCCAGACCAGCTTGTGGTAGACCCGGTGCTGCCAGATCGTGTCGTCCGCGGACACGATCTCCTCCCGGGCCGAGCCGGTCTTCGCGAACCGCTGGTACTGGTTCGTCGCGAACTTCTCCCACGGCCGCCAAGCGAACCGCTGCTCGGACAACCAGTCCTGGTCGCCGGTCTTGCGGTAGTTCGCGGTCACCGTCGCGCTGTTGCGGTCGGAGACCTGGTAGACGATCCGCTGCGGGATCTGGTCGTGCGTCACCTGCATGACGTCGTACAGATACGGGCTGACCGGGGTACCGCGCAGCACCATGCTGGTGAACCCGGACCGGGCCCGTTGCGCCAGCTGCATTCCCTGCTCGTTGGTGACCAGCATGGCCGGGATCGGCAGCCGGTCGCCGCGCGGCGACCAGTGCGCGTAGGTGTGGTCGCCGGCCCGGGTGATCATGATGACCATCGCCGCGCCCGCCTTGTTCGCGGCCGCGGCGACCTGCTCCGGCACGCCGCCGTCGTCGGACGGTGTCACCAGCGCGATCTGGCCGCGCGCCTTGCCCCACTGGTCCGGTTTGTTGCCGTCCACCGGGACGACGTCCAGCCACCGGGTCCCGGAAACCGCCGGGGACGTGCCGAAGGTGAACAGCTCCGGCTTGAGATCGATCCACGGCAGCACGGTCGCGGTCACCATCGGCGCGGTGAGCTGCCAGCGCGTGCCGAACTCGAACTTGCCGCTGTGCACCTTCTCCGTCGGCGTCACGTAGATGTGCCGGGTTCCGGGGAACTCCATGAGGTAGTTGGTGACACTGCGCTCGCCGAACTCGCGGTGGGTGTAGCTGCTGAGGATGTTCTCCAGCGTCGACGGCCGCGGCGTCGTGATTTCGACCGGGACCGAGCCGCGCGCGTCCATCACCAGGGAGAGATCCTTGGTCAGCGAGACCTCGGGCTTGATGATGATCTCGAGCTGTTCGTCCGGGGCCAGGCCGGTGTGGTAGACGGCGCGGGCGTAGTAGTCGCCTTCGGGGAGTTCGAAAGTCGTCTCCCGGTCGATGTCGCCGAAGATGTCGTAGCGGGAATCGGGACCGAAAAGATCGATCTCCATCCAGCCGGCCGCTTGGCCGGCCTTGCCCGCCCGGTTGACACCGGTGACCGTCATCTTGTGCTTCGGCGGTTCCTTCACCAGACCGACCGTCGTGTGCACGGCCCCGGCCAGCAGACTGCCGGTGTAGGTGCCCGCGGCGAGCGCGGCCGAGTCGACGGTGATCCCCACCGTGGCGGTGCCGCCCGCCGGGACGTCCACAGTGGACTTGTCGAGCCGCACCGCGGCACCCGCAGCGGTACCGGTCGCAGTGCGCAGGCCGAGCTGCGGAGTGAGGGTGACCGGGGCGGAAGTCGTGTTGGTGTAGGTGACTTCCTTGCGCACCGTACCGCTTTCGCCGGTAACCGGGCCGATGTTCAGCGTCCCGGTCGCGAAGACCCCCGGCTTCACCGCGGCGGCGGTGAGGTCGACGCGTCCGCCGCCCTGCTGGAAGGCGGTCAGCCCGTTGGTCGGCTTCGAGGTGCTGGCCAGGCCGTCCTTGAGCTGCTGTCCAGTCCACTGTGGATAGCGCTGCGCCAGGATCGCCGCTGCGCCCGCGACGTGCGGCGTCGCCATCGACGTGCCGGATGCCGCGGTGTAGTACTGGTCCATCACGGTGCCCATCGCCGTGCCGGCCGCGCGGGCGGCGACGATGCCCACTCCGGGCGCGGTGATGTCCGGCTTCACGGCGTCGTCGCCCAGCCGGGGGCCGGTGCTGGAGAACGGCGCGAGCTGGTCCTGGCGGTCCACCGCGCCGACGGTCAGCGCCGCGTCCGCGGTGCCCGGTGAGCCCACCGTGCCGGCCCCGTTCTCGCCGTCATTGCCCGCTGCGACGACGAACAACGCGCCGGTCCGCGCGGAAAGCTCGTTGAGCCCGACGCTGAGGTCGTCCGTGCCGTCGGTGGCACCGCCGCCGAGACTCATGCTGACCACCTTGGCACCAGAGGTCGCGGCCCACTCCATGCCTTGCAGGACCTGCGAAGCAGTGGCGGAACCGTCGTCGCCGAGCACCTTGCCGATGTACAGCTTCGCGCCCGGTGCCGCGCCCTTGCGCTTGCCTCCGTCGGCCGCACCGCTGCCGGTGATCGTCGAAGCGACGTGCGTGCCGTGGCCGACCCGGTCGACCAGGTCCGCGCTGGACGAGAAGTTGGCGGTCTTCTCGACCTTGCCCGCGAGATCGGGGTGCGTGGCGTCGAAACCGGTGTCCAGGACGGCGACCTTGACGCCGGTGCCGTCGTATCCGGCCGCCCACGCCTGCGGGGCGCCGATCTGCGGGACACTGCGATCGAGCGAGGCGTGCACCTTGCGGTCCAGCGAAATCCTTTCCACCGCGCCGGAAGCGGCGTGCGGACCGGTGAACGACTCCCAGAACTCTCCGGCACGCTTCTTGTCCTCGCGGACCGCGCGGCCGTGCACGCTCGGCAACTCGGCACCCTGCTCGGCCCCGGCCAGCCTCGGCGCGGCCGCGATCGACCTGCCCTTGGCGTAGTGCGTGATCAACGGGAGCTTCGCGCTCGTTTCGTCGGCGTAGCCCTGTGCGATCAGGTCGGTGACGTCGAACAGCGCCTTGTCGAGGCGCTTGCTGGCGACGAACCGCATCGCGTCGGAAGGAACGACGGTCAGTTTTCCGTCCACATCGGACTGACTGAACCGGATCCGCTCGCGGCCCTTGCCCGGCTGGACGGTCGCGATCTGCCGACCGCCCGGCACCGCCTCGACCTGGACGACGTCGCCGGTCATCAAGGTGACCTTGTGCCGCTCACCGGGATTCTGCGCTGGCACGCCGGCGGCGGGGTCAGCCGCCGCGGGGACCGCCTGGCCGAGCATCGCGACCAGTGCCCCCGTGCAGCCGAGTGCGAAAACTCGTGATCTCCACGTCATCGCATCAGGTTCGGGGCGAGCCGGGGGCCGCGTCACTACCTGGCGGCTGTCGCGGTTGCGACATGTCGCAACTGGGACAGCGGTTACTCTCCGGTTGCCGCAGCGGTATAGACCAGTAGCCGGTCGGCGAGTTCGTCAGGGCGGCTCAGCAACGCCAGGTGGGAGCCGGGCATCTCGTCGGCGACCAGGCCGAGCCGGTCCCGCGCGACCCGCCGTTGCAAGTCGGCGCCGAAGAACCGGTCGTCCTGGAAAAGCAGCACCTTCGTAGGCAGGTCCGGCAACCGCTCGCCCGGCCACGGCAGGCCGTAGTCCCGGCTCTTCGGCTCGCGCCCGCGGCGCATGTTCTCCTTCGCCAGCTCCGACGGGAGATCGTGCAGGAAGTGCTCTTCGGCCTTCATCTCGCCGGGAAATTCGAAGCCGACGTTCTCCCACCATTCGCCGGGTGCCTCGCCGGGTGCGGGGATCATCCCGGCGACGAAGACGAGCAGCCGCGCGCCGACTCGGTCGGCCACCAGCGGAGCGGTGAAGCCGCCATAGGAGTGCCCGACCACGACGACGTCGCGGGCGTCGCCGAGCGCGGTGACGACGGCGTCCGCGAAGTCGTCCTGGGTCGCTTGCGGGTCCTCGATCGGAAGGTCGGGAGCGACGACCCCATGCCCGCGCGCGCTCAGCCGGGCAGCGACCAGGTGCCAGTCCCAGCCGCTGCCCCCGCCTCCGTGGATCAGTGCGAACGTCGCCATGGGATCAGTTCTACCCGCAGCGCTTCACCATGTCCTGCAGCGCGGTCTTTTCCATGTCCGTCACGGACAAGCCGTAGAAGTGCTTCACGGTGATCCAATCCGTCGCATAGGTGCACCAGAACCCCACGGACGGCGGCTTCCACTCGTCGGGCGCCTTGTCGCTCTTCTGCCGGTTCACACTGGCGGTGACCGCGAACAGCTGCGGCCGGGTCAGGTCGTTGGCGAACTGCTCGCGCTTCTCCTGCGTCCAGTCGCGCGCGCCGCTCACCCACGCCTGGCCGAGCGGGACCATGTGGTCGATGTCGAGCTGCCCCGGCTTGGTCCAGGTCGCGCCGTCGTACACGCTGACCCAGGTGCCCGATGTCGGCTTGCAGTCGCTGCCGGCCTGGACGTTCTTGCCCGCGCGCTTGAGGACGACCTCGCGCGTGTCGCAGCTGTCGCCCTGGCTGTCCCAGTGCTTGAACTTGTCCCGCGAATAGCCAGTCATAGTGCCGCGCGCCGCGATCTTCAGCTCGGACAGCTGCTTGGTCGCGTCCGCCGCGGACG
This sequence is a window from Amycolatopsis benzoatilytica AK 16/65. Protein-coding genes within it:
- a CDS encoding MFS transporter translates to MKGVLGAPDFRRLWLADALSQVGDRIDFLVIPLLATTTLAASVIEVSLLRTLSTLPYLLIGLPAGAWCDRMRSRPVLVAADVGRALLIGSLPIAALSGSLTLGHLYAVVLLTGAFSVFFNVAHQTCLPQLVERDQLPEANARLQTNLSVAAISGPGLGGLIVQFAGSAGAIAVDALTYVWSALWLRRIRTPDALPEPAERNLRREIGEGLRILLHSPILRAIAVHSAVSSLFQSMFMAVSMVFVVRDMHLAPYAIGLLGTLFLTGALLASAVARPLGTRFGAAQALYLGAAVYSVSFLLAAFATPGWGLVWWVLGNAGSSFGIIVLNVYTTSFRQAITPRHLLGRVSSVSQTLVFGVAPIGSLVGGLIAELTTTRVTLYVCGIGILAASAILLASPLRGMRDLPS
- a CDS encoding TetR/AcrR family transcriptional regulator; translation: MDKPVLRADARRNRARVLAAAETAFAADGLAVPLDDIARLAGVGAGTVYRHFPSKEALFQAVVVERLEQFGVEAQELIDSGAPGEAFFGFFTRVIEQASRNRAICEALGEASGSAYKAEAAERFRVNLTALLERAQAAGAVREDIDGEDLRALIVGALAVERFTPDSRHLVRVLLDGLRKV
- a CDS encoding nuclear transport factor 2 family protein, which gives rise to MTRTVSEVAKIFAEALSALDASALAGVLAEDAVYSVPFTGHRSVGRDAVLATLDAGGKTAASIGLTKVDVTTTETADGFTLELVAEGRNPHTGHSYRLPSSAGLLTVRDGEVTEYRDYPNTGAASALMGTAEVFQRFLDASVGNRWDDLADCYAEDVVIEIPFAPAGVPKVSEGRELLRKRFHQAGERRTITKADRVSVHRTSDPEVLVAEFDLHGVLDGKQYVSSYCLVMTVRDGQIVRSRDYSGSPVFDPSPA
- a CDS encoding metal-dependent hydrolase, with the protein product MGRTHALTGWCAGLALAPVVGVGTVHQAVVFAATTAGFALLPDLDHPHASATRLFGWLTGGLSWLLRRLSAAVYALTKGPRDEKSKGTHRHLSHTLLFAVGLGAATSAGCSAGGQWAVLGVLLFGLLLAISALGDWLLLVYGGAVVWWLLTAPADPAAQLADISGWLGVAVAAGCFTHCLGDSLTESGCPYLFPLPIMGETWYEIRPPKPLRLHTGKKVETRVVFPLFFLVGVLLVPGVWDWTMATAEHLFTPGVSQTATR
- a CDS encoding STAS domain-containing protein — encoded protein: MPAADQNATPPGFGITLDTAAAQPRVVVTGELDLLTSPQLQEALADLIADKNSRRVVADLTGVTFFDSSALNVVLHAQRQAGERKVELEVVPSPAVSRVIELTGVAEHLSVSEEPPA
- a CDS encoding WhiB family transcriptional regulator, whose product is MADVSRLPNVVAEEWEWQLRGSCRGADSSLFFHTDNERGSARERRESRAKAICHACPVLKQCREHAMTVQEPYGIWGGLGEIERRELFMRERRAKRKTVSA
- a CDS encoding anti-sigma factor; this encodes MEENAPLEREDAQLIEVRTAAIPHVVPTLRTIVADIAMRQDFDLDAVEDLRMAVDEACSMLLPSAADGKLTCVFSWIEGRIEVTVSVVSDRPDHGDETGLSWQLLTALATSARRTVTPADGRYLSRVQLVRESETASS
- a CDS encoding SigB/SigF/SigG family RNA polymerase sigma factor is translated as MTNPAGGEEPTDVAALFQELTGLPERSARREEIRDRLVREHLELARNLARKFRNRDEAMDDLVQIATVGLIHAVDRYDPAQGTDFLAFAVPTISGELRHHFRDNSWSVRVPRRLKELNATISAAREELTVRLSRAPKPSEIARHLDVPIEDVYEGLRAGQGRYGASLDNLLENSAHTRFGAPDANLGQAELREALRPMLDSLPERERKIVALRFGSGMSQSDIARRVGVSQMQVSRLLAATLKKLRTGLAETDITEGT
- a CDS encoding ATP-binding protein gives rise to the protein MTTSRMPTRSTAAAAATVRLALPADVTAPAIARAQVRAALAELDVPDQLRDDVLLATSELVTNAFEHGGRPGRLELRTDGCELVIRVFDTSSSIPELKEPIAAAARSRGLQLVRALARRWGYDPAEGGKCVWAAFALS